TTTCTGAAGAGAGACACAATCAGTAGTGAACATGGCATAAGGTCAGACTCTAGAGTCAGATTTTCTTATGTTACAATGGTTAAAGTCAAAATGCTTAATTCATTATCAAAGCACCTTGATGTCCTGAAGCATGACGCGTCCCCCTCTCTTACTCTGGAACTCCATGAACTTCTCAGCATGTTCGCGCTCCTCTTCGCTGTTCTCCTTGAAGAACTTGGCAAAACCAGGAAGAGCGACATCATCCCGTTTGAAGTAGTGAGCCTGTGAGGAACAAATTCATCAAGGAAAAGATTAAAAACCCTGAGTGACGCGCTCAATCACCGCATATGAATTGCGTAACGTTACACTGTCGCAACCAAggaaaaaaataagtcaaaagACATGGTTTAGCagatggataatttttttttttttttttttttttactcaccatGGAGGTGTAGGTGTATCCAGCGTAAAGCTCCAAGTTGATCATCTTGTTGATCAGAGCCTCGCAGTCGCGGTCATAGTTCTGGCGAATCTGAGAAGTCTCCATTTCggcagggtttttttttaatcgttttattatcaaaaacgtaaaaaaatacgAAATTTCGACGAGATCGAAGTTCCGTTCAATCACTGTTGAAGCAAGAACCTCTTCAGATCTTCCTGAAGCTGTGAGTGAACTGAAGGAGCGCGTTCATCTTATATACGATCAGCGAATGATGCGTCAGTGAAACTAAAAACCAGCCAATCAAAGAAAGAGCTGAGTAATTAAGTGACGAGACTCTGCTGTGTCATGCTGTAAGATAACTAGGACAAGATCAaggttcattaattattttttttcttattccccATTATTGGCAAACTGAATAAGGTCCTGTGGGTTCAGCTCCACATTTTCTGATGTGGTACTTTGTTAAACATTAAACTGGTGTATGCATGGTACTCGAAATAATACTAAGGTGCATGCCCTAAAAGAAAGCACGATTTGTACCTAAATCTAAAATTCAAAGCAATGTGTTATCTAACCTAAATTAACCAAATGTGCATTTACATTGTTTCATcggaattaaatatataaatattcatccATTTTACAAATTGCATGTCCTGTATTATGGTAATGCCTTCCATACCCTGTATATGGTCATGTGGATGCTGAAGCAAAAAATAAAGGCAAATAAAAATAGAGAACAATTAAAAGCAAATCATTTTCTATCATTACTAGAATGTCTACAGAAATGTAGCAGGTGAAATGTCTTTGCCCAATATGTGTGATATCAGTAGGTTTAATCTCATTATGCTACTCACTTTTCATGTCACATAATATGCAGTCGGCAGCAGTTACAAAGCGATAAGACTTTGCAAACTCAGCTTTCATGGTATGGTTGATCTGAAAAGGGCTTTATCACACATTTGGACTGGTCCTatgactttatttattaaatgataaaatgtcatatttcaaGGATGCAAATGACCCTGCACAGCCTGTGTGATGTGGCAAATATCATGAGACAGTTCTGCAATATCATGCCACAGTGATATCATCCCTGATAACTGAATTTGGATGGAAAAAAAGATATTAGGGTGACAATGATAAAGCATGTTGTACCATTATGAACTCTCAGTCTGTCAGCAAATGTAAATGACAAAGACTTGACACTGAGCTGTGTTTCTGTGACTCAGCAAATTCTCATATATGCCATATTATGGAACATGTGAGTATGTTTGTTATTTGATCAGCTGCCTGGAGACCAGGTGTGTAACCTTCAATTTTACACCTGCCATAACCTTTTTCAGTTTAGTAACACCAGGTAACCAAAATTCCATCTAGTTCCATTATATTATCCTAATTTAAACAGAATATTCACCATAttgttcatttcattttgttctttaaaataaaaaatgaccaaCAAACACCAAAGGCTGCAAATAGGTTTAACACTGGAATGACAAAAGCTGAAAGCTACTTTACAAAACCATATACTGTACTATAACAGAACACAAACTGCAGTTTAGTAATAGCCCTTTACTGTCTTAAagagacaattctgtcattatttactaaaaaacaataaaaatatttttttttgtcatagacGTTTGTATgacatgagggtgtgtgtgtgtgtgtgtgtgtgtgtgtgagagagagagagagagagagagagagagctatccATTTTGATAATAATTGTAAAAGCTGATTTTGTTCAGGAAATACTGTATATTGCAATAcactaattttattatatttttcagaatCACATCAAACATAATTGTCATTCTGTGAGAGCATCACATAACTGGCAATGAAAATGATATATCAAGTATAGAGAATAAAACCACAGTCAGTTTAGTAGGAATGGGTAAGTATTGAACACTAACCAATCCATTCCACCAATCAAACAATCAAGCACAATGCCACACAACTACAGTCTACAAAAACTGTATCTACATAATTAATTTTTGTTGACACCTGAAACTGGACAGTGGATTTCTAGATCGTGTGCTGTGTGTTGGACTGGCAGGGTAAATGATCAAATGTTGTTAAGTCCtagtatttttgtagaaactctgtgtggaaaaaaatgttttccattttaataaagtatttaagaacttacaggtgcatctcaataaattacaatgtcgcggaaaagttaatttatttcagtgattcaactcaagttgtgaaactcgtgtattaaataaattcagttcacaGAGACTGGTGTAGTTTGcgtctttgattcttttaattgtgatgattttggctcacattttacataaacccaccaattcactatctcaaccaattagaatatggtatagaatatagaatatggaactacttcagtctgtgtgcatttaatttatttaatacaagtttcacaatttgagttgcaatgttgagtactcgagacccGGACTCGGTCTTgaactcggtctcgagaccgtattgtaatggtcttggtcttgtcatggacttgTGTGCATTTTGAGTCTGTATTGACTCGGACTCTAACATATTAGGAATTGGATCTGACTTATCCAGAGTCCACTCAAGTCCcaatctaaatattttattattataactgtatgttaatatttctttaaattgatgtatgattgacacgtTCAATGATTGGTGATTTTCTTGTGATGGGAGATGTTAGCGTAACGTCAGTGCAGAGGCAGAAGGACTCAGGTCAGGATGTCTCATGAACTATGGGAACACATTAACTTTTTAAAGCGTCTGTTACATCATCTATTATTCAGTTTGCATATAAGAGCCAGAAAGAGTTTGTGTgtaactctaaaaaaaaaaaaaagaaacattgggATATGTGGCCTTTTTACCCTTAactgataatattttttaaacctaTATCACGTAAATACAATACATTGTACAtgtcatgttatattttatatgctGTATGAGTATGGTGCCAATTTTATTGTTTtcaccaaacattttacatattcttaaagatttctttaggtcttgtctcagacccaatctctctgttCTTgttcttgactcggactcaaacCTCTCTAAACTCAACTCGAATGAGCCGGTCAACTACAACACtaagctgaattactgaaataacaaTTTacccacaacattttaatttattaaaatgcaccTGTATATAATTCCGAGCAAAGTTTTGTGCACTCAGAAATAGCTGACACTACGGCTGAGATTAGCGACTGAAGGCCAATAATCtgcaaacccaattccaaaaaaagttgggacactgtacaaattgtgagtaaaaaaaggaatgaaataatttacaaatatcgtaaacttatattttattaacaatagaatatagataacatatcacatgttgaaagtgagacattttgaaatgtcataccaaatattggctcattttggatttcatgagctACACTTTCCAAAGGTatcaataagaggctggaaaagttaaatgtacatataaggaacagctggaggaccaatttgcaacttattaggtcaattggtaACTTGAtttggtataaaaagagcctctcaaagtggcagtgtctctcagaagtcaagatgggcagaggatcaccaattcccccaatgctgcggcgaaaaatagtggagcaatatcagaaaggagtttctcagagaaaaattgcagagAGTtttaagttatcatcatctacagtgcataatatcatccaaagatttagagaatctggaacaatctctgtgtgtaagggtcaaggccggaaaaccatactggattccCGTGATCTTCgggacggcactgcatcacatacaggaatgctactgtaatggaaatcacaatatgggctcaggaatacttccagaaaacattgtcaatgaacacaatccaccgtgctaTTCactgttgccggctaaaactctatagctCAAAAAAGAAGCCACATCTAAACAcaatccagaagcgcaggcgtttgcTCTGGGAAAAGACTCATTTAACTGTGGCAGAGTGGAAAActtttctgtggtcagacgaatcaaaatttgaaattatttttagaaaactgggacgccatgtcatctggacgaaagaggacaaggacgacccaagttgttatcagcgcccAGTTCAGAAGCCtccatctctgatggtatgggggtTGCATGAGTCCGTGTGGCTTGGGCAGCTTAGACATCTGGAAAGGTACCATCAatactgaaaggtatatccaagttctagaacaacatatgctccaatccagacgtcgtctctttcagggaagaccttgcattttccaacatgacaatgccagaccacatactgcatcaattacaacatcatggctgtgtagaagaaggagcCGGgtctgaaatggccagcctgcatttcagatctttcacccatagaaaacatttgatgcatcataaagaggaagatacaacaaagaagacctaagacagttgagcaactagaagcctgtattagaaaAGATtaggacaacattcctattcctaaacttgagcaacttgtcttaTCAGTCCCCAGACGagtgcagactgttataaaaagaagaggggatgatACATAGTGGTAAACCGGTCCTTGtctcaacttttttgagatgtgttgattccaagaaatttaaaatcaacttatttttcccttaaaattataaatgttatccATCTAAACATTGAATgtaatctatgttgtattctggataaaatatttaaatttgaaacgtccacatcattgcattttatttttattcacaatttgtagtgtcccaacttttttggaatcgggtttataAATTCTATCCATAGGcctattaaatatttcatataataataatgtttaagaaATTATACCGCATATAAGTGTATTCAGTACTTTAGGAAAGCTTTAGTAACAAACTATCCGCTGCACACTGATTGAACGGGGTTGAGTCTGGTCAGTACCCATATAATTGAAATCCTGAGGGAAACAGAGGTTGCTGTTGGAAGACATCATTGAGCTTGAGGTCAGCAGGAGAGCTCATCTTGTTGTCAGTGCAGATCCTAATGTTTCTGTATAGTGACAATAACACTAAAGACATGACATCATGCCTTTCTGTGTTCAGTGTAAACCAAAGGGTCTTCCTCAAACAGATTTGGGGTACGTGTAAAACTAAAGGCCTAATATATAATCATCAACTGCATGGTCTGTATTAgtcatattaaacaaataattagaTTTTCCCTTCTGCATACGCTCCTGTAGTAGTAAGTGTTGTTACCAATCAGAAGGTCAGTCAATATGCAGTGCATAGTTTGGGCACCAGACGCCACACGGTCTTACATATAGTTTAATCATTTCCTTTTTCTAGGACCGAGAGAATAAATcattaacagcaaaaaaaaaaatgttcaaatattactgttgtaCTCACTAACCTCTGACACACCGGATTGTTGAAAACAAAGAAACCAGTCAGTCATTCCAGCCAAAAATGTTTATTCATCTAATTCACTTGGTTAAAACCAATTAAtgtacattaaacacaaaagcaTCAGCTTGAGGAATAAAAATCACAATACGACCAATCAAAAGAGCTAAATgcctctaaatgtttttttttctgcatacaGTATAGTTGGAAGCTTTGTAGCATGTAGATGATCTGAGGGCTGTATTTAGCTGCTGCCTCCATCCAGGGTGTGCTTGTCAAACAGGTACTCTGCCATCCTGTTGTTGCCAGCATCCATCTTGGAAAGGTTGGTGATGTGGTCACCAAGTTTCTTGATGGCCTCAACCTGCTCATTCAGGTAGTGAGTCTCCAGGAAGTCACACAGCTGTTGGACAAGACAATATAGGAGATGTTAGGATGCGAAATTCTCaggactgaatgaaactgctttaaagaGACATGTATATGCAGGCAGATCTAGAGTCTCGACTTCAACAATGAGGGTCACTCACATGAGGGTCTCCCTTCCCAGAGGCGACCTTATGCAGATCCAGCAGAGCCTGGTTGACGTTCTTCTCCAGCTGAAGAGCGGCTTGCATAGCAGTCAGTCCATTGTCCCACACATCACGATCAGGTTTCTGAAGACAAAGAGATACACGTCAGTGAGCACGTGATGGCCCTCCCCCTTCAATTAAAATGGACTCTTGCAAATATGCATAGATCTAGAGCCAGATTTGCACATCAAATTTCAAATGCAATTACCTTTACATCCTGAAGCATGATGCGTCCCCCTCTCTTACTCTGGAACTCCATGAACTTCTCAGCATGCTCGCGCTCCTCCTCGCTGTTCTCCTTGAAGAACTTGGCAAAACCAGGAAGGGCGACATCATCCCGTTTGAAGTAGTGAGCCTGTGAGGAACAAATTCATCaaggaaaatattaaaaacacctATAGTCGCGCTCGTTCAACGCCTCTGAGTTGCATAACGTTATACTGtcgcaacaacaaaaaaaaaaaaaaaattcaaaacacgttttagcatacggagaaaaaaaaagaagatacttGCCATGGAGGTGTAGGTGTATCCAGCGTAAAGCTCCAAGTTGATCATCTTGTTGATCAGAGCCTCGCAGTCGCGGTCATAGTTCTGGCGAATCTGAGAATCCATTTCGGcggatttttatagttttattataaaagtgttggtaaaaaaagaataaatatcaAGATGTTTTCGAATGGAATTTCCAGCGAGATCGAAGTTCCGTTCAATCACTGTTGAAGCAAGAACCTCTGCGAATCTTCCTGAAACTGAGGCGTAACCTGCGCCTTCGTGTTTATATACGCTCACAACACGTCAGTGAAACTGaaaccagccaatcagaggaCGAGCCGAGTGACGAGGAAGTGGTAAACAGTCAGCTGAGAGTCAGCAGACAAAGGAGATAAGATATTTGTTACCCTTTTTCATAATGGAAAAATGAACCCAACAGAAAACGATTTGatattctagtttttttttgtaaaataatgtttttaatgacaATGTCAGTCCTTTAAGAACAGTATATTCCATGTTTTGTAATT
The nucleotide sequence above comes from Carassius gibelio isolate Cgi1373 ecotype wild population from Czech Republic chromosome B3, carGib1.2-hapl.c, whole genome shotgun sequence. Encoded proteins:
- the LOC127953702 gene encoding ferritin, middle subunit; protein product: MDSQIRQNYDRDCEALINKMINLELYAGYTYTSMAHYFKRDDVALPGFAKFFKENSEEEREHAEKFMEFQSKRGGRIMLQDVKKPDRDVWDNGLTAMQAALQLEKNVNQALLDLHKVASGKGDPHLCDFLETHYLNEQVEAIKKLGDHITNLSKMDAGNNRMAEYLFDKHTLDGGSS